The Drosophila busckii strain San Diego stock center, stock number 13000-0081.31 unplaced genomic scaffold, ASM1175060v1 hic_scaffold_51, whole genome shotgun sequence genome includes a window with the following:
- the LOC108607677 gene encoding cytoplasmic tRNA 2-thiolation protein 2, with translation MCSIGEDDFGDEGGMHAMLPSSVESQAVTTAGDCTKCSQPAEELYKLNFRQPECRACFLNYARHKFRAALGASKALPRGAEVLLLIDGTPESLVLLDMLHYAQTQNTFKRLHCNVRVLYIDAGSSLSKRDPLPALRDCQRRYTPFEFHVVHSNATPDSVQLLDNYIAIAEPKQLEKHRNLTAHQDYAQQQRKRLMGAVAAQLRCSHIFESSICSTLATQLLSSIALGRGGSVALDVALFDDRLPAQVKLLRPLKDLNAQEVQLYVKAQQLQAFPTINELDKDSASLQNLTKSFVDNLQLNYASTVSTIFRTGDKIAAKRCLNVEVDAKCALCQSDLEEETSDTLLAIEYSRSVSEAGAALQQRQSIEQLEKCARERLLSSRDLCHACSNIKTELGIALT, from the coding sequence ATGTGCAGCATTGGTGAGGACGATTTTGGGGATGAGGGAGGCATGCATGCCATGTTGCCCAGCTCAGTGGAATCCCAAGCTGTCACTACTGCTGGCGATTGCACCAAGTGTTCACAACCAGCAGAGGAGCtttacaaattaaactttCGTCAGCCAGAATGTCGCGCTTGTTTCCTCAACTATGCGAGACACAAGTTTCGCGCTGCTTTGGGTGCATCCAAAGCGCTGCCACGCGGAGCTGAAGTGCTGCTATTGATCGACGGCACTCCTGAGTCCTTGGTGCTGCTAGACATGCTACATTATGCCCAGACCCAGAACACCTTCAAACGACTGCACTGTAATGTACGCGTGCTCTACATAGACGCCGGGAGCAGCTTAAGTAAGCGAGATCCATTGCCAGCATTGCGCGATTGTCAAAGGCGTTACACACCCTTCGAATTCCATGTGGTGCATTCGAATGCGACGCCTGATAGCGTACAACTGCTGGATAATTACATAGCTATAGCTGAGCCCAAGCAGCTCGAGAAGCATCGAAACTTGACAGCACATCAGGAttatgcacaacaacaacgcaagcgTCTCATGGGCGCTGTGGCTGCGCAGCTGAGATGTAGTCATATTTTTGAGTCAAGCATATGCAGCACGCTAGCCACACAGCTCTTGAGCTCAATTGCCTTAGGTCGGGGTGGCAGCGTAGCCTTAGATGTAGCTCTTTTCGATGATCGCTTGCCAGCGCAAGTTAAGCTGCTACGTCCCTTAAAAGACCTCAATGCGCAGGAGGTGCAGTTGTATGTGAAGGCGCAACAGCTGCAAGCGTTCCCTACAATAAATGAGCTTGATAAAGATTCAGCTAGTTTGCAAAATCTAACCAAGTCCTTTGTTGACAATCTGCAGTTGAATTATGCATCCACAGTGTCGACAATTTTTCGAACGGGCGataaaattgctgctaaaagATGCTTGAACGTGGAAGTAGATGCCAAATGCGCGCTTTGTCAATCTGATCTGGAAGAAGAGACTTCAGATACATTGCTGGCAATTGAATACTCGCGTTCTGTGTCTGAGGCAGGcgctgcactgcagcagcgtcaaAGCATCGAGCAGCTGGAAAAATGTGCTAGAGAGCGTTTGTTGTCCTCGAGGGATTTGTGTCATGCTTGTAGTAATATAAAAACAGAGCTGGGCATAGCCTTGACttga
- the LOC108608320 gene encoding uncharacterized protein LOC108608320, whose product MKLLISVLLLGCFYASTTAQDIKKIEQLLQQQTQDLNETNRLMEHINSTNKQIVVDLAQQRVWLSSIQNVEQLMAKQNLFLDAQSVVIKEALNNITKRGGEYTERLLKELANLARLQLSTKLQISNLEQKLDAYQNNMVRNARNIDNNILDLTKLISRAVLPQLNGLQCSFDSLETSHINIEVELKSLARIKELSENSSSKLNTLGQQLSSLNRTQEARLSALTGAVNQLKPINTWQMENALRELILSQKRVEIDLESCGKHSTPYVVHQRPTVYSQSYTIEEAAPAHTPQPSKPDLVQVWTVKEPNRPRAPQQTSAYADSPKPKPQPGRPSNPGHNHYHSLKSGTAAAHAVSWQERLPWEAAAQYQSVPAPTYKPYKRPSPTQKPCTINSASSSYGPLLSPPPSYAQSIPSQGQQSWYVASTY is encoded by the exons ATGAAACTTTTAATATCCGTACTATTGTTGGGCTGCTTTTACGCTAGCACCACAGCACAAGACATTAAGAAGATTGAGCAactactgcagcagcagacgcaggATCTTAATGAGACGAATCGTTTAATGGAGCATATTAATTCCACCAATAAACAGATCGTGGTCGACTTAGCGCAACAGCGAGTCTGGTTAAGCTCCATACAAAATGTTGAGCAACTGATGGCTAAGCAGAATCTATTTCTCGATGCGCAATCTGTGGTTATTAAGGAAGCACTAAACAACATTACTAAACGTGGTGGAGAATATACAGAGCGCTTGCTTAAAGAATTGGCCAACTTGGCGCGTCTGCAGCTCTCAACAAAGCTACAGATTAGTAACTTGGAGCAAAAGCTAGATGCTTATCAAAACAACATGGTTAGAAATGCACGTAACATTGACAACAACATACTCGATCTGACCAAACTGATCTCACGCGCTGTGCTGCCCCAACTTAATGGTCTTCAATGCTCCTTCGACAGCTTGGAAACATCTCATATAAACATTGAAGTGGAGCTTAAGAGTTTGGCTCGCATTAAGGAACTAAGCGAGAACtcaagcagcaaactaaacaCTTTGGGCCAGCAGTTATCCAGCTTAAATCGCACTCAAGAGGCACGTCTATCCGCTCTAACTGGCGCTGTTAACCAACTAAAGCCCATTAATACATGGCAAATGGAGAATGCGCTGCGTGAGCTTATTCTTTCCCAAAAACGTGTTGAGATCGACTTGGAGTCATGCGGCAAGCATTCTACACCGTATGTTGTTCATCAAAGACCCACTGTTTATTCACAGTCATATACTATTGAGGAAGCCGCTCCAGCGCATACACCACAACCAAGCAAGCCCGATCTAGTGCAGGTTTGGACTGTCAAGGAGCCAAATCGTCCAA gaGCACCTCAGCAAACTAGTGCCTATGCAGATTCtcccaagccaaagccacaaccTGGCAGACCGAGCAATCCCGGACACAATCATTATCACAGTTTAAAGTCCGGCACCGCAGCTGCTCATGCTGTCTCCTGGCAGGAACGTCTGCCCTGggaagctgctgctcagtACCAGTCTGTTCCGGCACCAACTTACAAGCCTTACAAAAGACCTTCGCCAACACAGAAACCTTGCACCATAAATTCAGCTTCTTCTTCATATGGACCACTTCTGTCGCCCCCACCTTCTTATGCTCAATCGATTCCGAGCCAGGGACAACAGTCCTGGTATGTCGCGTCGACTTACTAA
- the LOC108607680 gene encoding nucleoside diphosphate-linked moiety X motif 19: protein MSKLALNKIRQSASLLILAKTKNAGAHIYDYNALLLTRTSKSSFMPDSSVFPGGVCDLKDASPAWLEHFQRYDISAAKLTEICKITTHDNNNELETPLSLRLTALRETFEEMGILLCRDRKTLTSTSGYAQFHEQFDRKHWQHMVHNDASKFLTLCQQLDVLPDVWALHEWSAWRTPSTFKKRFQTAFFLTALEQQPCVLTEANEVKDYSWRSPLDYLQAALKKELWLPPPQFYELSRCLNFNTLKELRQFACMRASNGCILMHPVMYKCTDGQVHLLPGDDMYPVDADSCNDKIETGLSTKEFRALAKNLHRSEHKNQHESELLINFQPADGQVNPLDPRKC from the exons ATGTCGAAGCtagctttaaacaaaattcgACAGTCTGCCAGTCTGTTAATCTTagccaaaactaaaaatgctgGTGCCCATATCTATGATTATAAT GCGCTGCTCCTTACACGAACATCCAAGTCCAGCTTCATGCCAGACTCCTCGGTTTTTCCCGGCGGTGTCTGTGACTTAAAAGATGCTTCTCCCGCTTGGCTGGAACACTTTCAACGCTATGACATAAGCGCAGCCAAATTAACAGAGATCTGCAAGATTACCAcacacgacaacaacaatgagctaGAGAC ACCGCTATCTTTGCGTCTCACTGCGCTACGCGAAACCTTTGAGGAAATGGGCATTTTGCTCTGTCGAGATCGCAAGACTTTGACCTCTACATCAGGCTATGCACAGTTCCATGAACAGTTCGATCGCAAGCACTGGCAGCATATGGTACACAACGATGCAAGCAAGTTCCTTACGCTTTGCCAGCAGCTAGATGTGTTGCCAGATGTGTGGGCGCTACACGAATGGTCCGCCTGGCGCACACCTTCAACATTTAAGAAGCGTTTTCAGACTGCATTTTTCCTAACTGCACTAGAGCAGCAACCTTGTGTGCTGACGGAAGCCAATGAGGTTAAGGATTATTCG TGGCGCTCGCCCTTAGACTATTTGCAAGCTGCGCTAAAGAAGGAACTGTGGCTACCTCCACCGCAATTTTATGAGCTCTCGCGCTGTCTTAACTTTAATACACTGAAAGAACTACGCCAATTTGCTTGTATGCGTGCCAGCAACGGTTGCATATTAATGCATCCAGTCATGTACAAATGCACCGATGGACAAGTGCATCTCCTACCTGGCGATGATATGTATCCCGTTGATGCTGACTCCTGTAATGACAAAATTGAAACTGGTCTAAGTACTAAAGAGTTTCGTGCATTAGCGAAGAACTTGCATCGATCCGAGCATAAAAATCAGCATGAATCTGAATTGCTTATAAACTTTCAGCCTGCAGATGGTCAGGTGAATCCACTAGATCCgagaaaatgttaa
- the LOC108607681 gene encoding nucleoside diphosphate-linked moiety X motif 19 yields the protein MSDLTEWQAEYRPSSSLILASKQQVEAKADEYDYKLLLIKRTERTSYAVNHCVFPGGVFEATADESAGWLEYFADCGISKTQLEVLSCRQSSNRPRLMTEGQYFSRDISLRLTALRECFEEVGILLCRSRSTLSDLTTGKPAQVVLHFLELEAWQQRVHNDAKQFLQLCKYLQVVPDLWGLSEWSVWRTAATAAANRKYDTVYYIAALESNNVLLQLEQQEVQAAYWLTPIDCWRRSHQADIWLPFMLLYEIGRLMSMRCWKGLLEFSRQRSVQGSTLLQPIYYRCDDCMFGVLPGDELYLAEPYKFKEYIRLPGSMGEINARSKLYNRYMAYDFYNVQLASNVQPLDGHLRLQAKINTQLAKL from the exons atgagtGACTTGACTGAGTGGCAAGCCGAGTACAGACCCTCGTCTAGTCTAATTTTAGCCAGTAAACAGCAAGTGGAAGCTAAGGCGGATGAGTATGACTACAAA CTGCTGTTAATCAAACGCACGGAGCGCACGTCTTATGCTGTGAACCATTGTGTCTTTCCTGGTGGTGTCTTTGAGGCAACGGCAGATGAATCAGCGGGTTGGCTTGAATATTTTGCAGACTGTGGCATTAGCAAGACCCAATTGGAGGTGCTCAGTTGTCGTCAGTCTAGCAATAGACCCAGGCTTATGACCGAAGGCCAGTATTTCTCCAGAGACATCTCGCTGCGTCTGACAGCGCTACGGGAATGCTTTGAGGAAGTGGGCATACTCTTGTGCCGCAGTCGCTCCACTCTATCGGATTTGACCACTGGCAAGCCAGCGCAAGTAGTATTGCATTTTTTAGAATTGGAGGCGTGGCAACAACGTGTGCACAACGATGCAAAACAGTTCTTACAGCTCTGTAAATATCTTCAAGTCGTACCCGATCTCTGGGGTCTAAGCGAATGGTCTGTTTGGCGCACAGCTGCTACTGCAGCTGCTAATCGCAAATATGATACAGTATACTATATAGCCGCCTTGGAGTCAAACAATGTGCTGTtacagctggagcagcaggaaGTGCAGGCAGCCTATTGGCTGACTCCCATTGATTGTTGGCGCAGATCACATCAGGCTGATATCTGGTTGCCCTTTATGCTGCTCTATGAAATTGGGCGTCTGATGAGCATGCGCTGCTGGAAGGGACTGCTTGAGTTTTCTCGGCAGCGTAGCGTACAAGGGTCTACGTTACTGCAGCCTATTTACTATCGCTGTGATGATTGCATGTTTGGTGTTCTACCAGGAGATGAGCTATATTTGGCTGAGCCTTACAAATTCAAAGAATACATACGGCTGCCTGGCAGCATGGGGGAGATAAACGCTCGCTCTAAACTCTATAACCGTTATATGGCATACGATTTCTATAATGTGCAATTGGCCAGCAATGTGCAGCCGCTGGATGGACATTTGCGTCTGCAGGCAAAGATTAACACACAGTtagctaaattataa
- the LOC108608310 gene encoding uncharacterized protein LOC108608310 produces the protein MQSILIAICLGAILVTAQEPPVEQSSMLVPPVPGLISGAQIFQIVSLLESNGRSLNSLERRSDSISQSQKGIEVKLQLIGQDVVGISRVEEALKRLDLATASNFRSTASDIRNVTASIKEAETRTDRSIGNLARGQQEIKVVLAKVDANQIRNDRTLNEVARSVQNSIAGLDNLLKQTVLRELLALVQSAKKLEQSQRHIESKVMQIDQLAALTSITANKVNQLDQGIRALNNTQQQQLNGIGQILHKVGTTSWQIDHKLGVLLSSQKNIERALEDCKKSQAPHKNYHAEPQAPHKNYHAEPQPPKSLYDSAYEDTSYEDTSYLHQLWYGKDQ, from the coding sequence ATGCAATCCATACTAATAGCTATCTGTCTAGGCGCTATTCTGGTCACGGCACAGGAGCCGCCGGTAGAGCAGTCATCCATGCTAGTGCCACCGGTTCCTGGCCTAATTTCAGGTGCGCAAATCTTTCAGATTGTAAGCTTACTCGAGAGCAACGGCAGATCTCTGAATAGCTTGGAGCGCAGATCCGATAGCATTAGTCAGAGCCAAAAGGGCATTGAGGTCAAGCTGCAACTTATAGGACAGGATGTGGTTGGCATATCACGTGTGGAAGAGGCACTTAAACGTCTAGACTTGGCTACGGCCAGCAATTTCAGGTCGACTGCCAGCGATATTAGAAATGTAACTGCCAGCATTAAAGAGGCTGAGACTAGAACCGATAGATCCATTGGCAATCTGGCACGTGGTCAGCAGGAAATCAAGGTGGTCCTGGCCAAGGTGGACGCCAATCAAATACGTAACGATCGCACTCTTAATGAGGTCGCCAGATCGGTGCAGAACAGTATTGCGGGTCTAGACAATCTTCTTAAGCAAACCGTGCTCAGAGAGTTACTTGCTCTTGTACAAAGTGCCAAGAAACTGGAACAAAGCCAAAGACACATTGAGAGTAAGGTAATGCAGATAGATCAGCTGGCTGCTCTGACCAGCATCACGGCCAATAAAGTGAACCAACTGGACCAAGGCATACGTGCGCTCAACAAtactcaacagcagcagctcaatggcATTGGCCAGATCTTACACAAGGTTGGCACCACCTCTTGGCAGATTGATCATAAGCTGGGCGTTCTGCTGAGCAGCCAGAAAAATATTGAACGCGCGTTGGAGGATTGCAAGAAGTCACAGGCACCACACAAGAACTATCACGCCGAGCCACAGGCACCTCACAAGAACTATCACGCCGAGCCACAGCCACCGAAGTCACTTTACGACAGCGCTTATGAGGATACCTCATATGAGGATACCTCATATTTACATCAACTATGGTATGGCAAGGATCAGTAA
- the LOC108607682 gene encoding membrane-associated progesterone receptor component 1 — MENTVDADATAAQAESSYLAGVLREIFYSPMNLALVSIICFLVYKIIRDRTESIRDVPQAQAEPELPKLRRDFTVKELRHYDGNQPDGRVLVAVNGSVYDVTKGKRFYGPGGPYATFAGRDASRNLATFSVVANENENYDDLSDLGAMEMDTVRDWEMQFKEKYEYVGKLLRNGEQPNTYDNDSDKDDETAADNDKEE, encoded by the coding sequence ATGGAAAATACAGTGGACGCTGATGCAACAGCCGCGCAGGCGGAATCTTCGTATTTGGCCGGTGTATTGCGTGAGATATTTTACAGCCCCATGAACCTGGCGCTAGTGTCCATCATCTGTTTTCTGGTCTACAAAATAATACGTGATCGCACCGAAAGCATAAGAGACGTACCACAGGCACAGGCAGAGCCGGAGCTGCCGAAACTGCGTCGTGACTTCACCGTGAAGGAGCTTCGTCATTACGATGGTAATCAACCAGATGGTCGAGTGTTAGTTGCAGTCAATGGCAGTGTTTATGACGTCACCAAGGGAAAACGCTTTTATGGACCGGGCGGACCATATGCTACCTTTGCTGGACGCGATGCATCACGAAACTTGGCCACATTCAGCGTTGTTGccaatgaaaacgaaaactaCGATGATCTCAGCGACCTTGGCGCCATGGAAATGGACACTGTGCGCGATTGGGAAATGCAATTCAAGGAGAAATACGAATATGTGGGTAAACTGCTGCGTAATGGTGAGCAGCCAAACACCTACGATAACGACAGCGACAAAGATGATGAAACTGCTGCGGATAACGACAAGGAGGAATAG
- the LOC108607678 gene encoding nucleoside diphosphate-linked moiety X motif 19 produces the protein MSQLSNKWRTSASLILVSAVAGEDYQLLMLKRSDVTSMAMNHAVFPGGMLDTQGDENVAWLDYLEQFGVPQEALRSLVLINDQRPSILAPQGTGCYDRFFKRSTIWAREITLRLTAVRECFEEVGILLCRNREQLKELGAIVSTAQTSDGLQFDREAWQRRVHNHPADFLELCRELQVVPDLWALHEWSAWASPAPVKKGHQTMFFMAFVDEQPRLLAEPSEVKECLWRTPLELLRLHRLGEVWLMPPQIYELTRLLGIKSYRKLFDFSANRSRLGITLFLPVGYACSDGVLYVLPGDDAYLPEPHLATEFVSLSETTQEFIARAKYLHRYEYDGVSSWKVHFNLAPFNGHLMPRNLPAEVQKL, from the exons atgtctCAGTTAAGCAACAAGTGGCGCACTTCAGCCAGCCTGATTTTAGTGTCAGCAGTTGCTGGCGAGGATTATCAA CTGCTGATGCTTAAACGCAGCGATGTTACTTCTATGGCTATGAATCATGCTGTGTTTCCTGGTGGCATGCTGGACACACAAGGAGATGAGAATGTCGCCTGGCTCGACTACTTGGAGCAGTTTGGAGTGCCACAAGAGGCATTGCGGAGCCTTGTCCTAATCAATGACCAAAGGCCAAGCATTTTGGCACCACAGGGCACTGGCTGCTATGATCGCTTCTTTAAGCGCTCTACCATATGGGCACG GGAGATAACACTACGCTTGACGGCTGTGCGCGAATGCTTTGAGGAAGTAGGAATATTGCTTTGCCGCAACCGCGAGCAATTAAAAGAATTGGGCGCAATTGTGTCCACCGCACAGACCTCAGATGGGCTCCAGTTTGATCGCGAGGCGTGGCAAAGGCGTGTGCACAACCATCCTGCTGACTTCTTGGAGCTCTGCCGAGAGCTGCAAGTCGTACCAGATCTATGGGCGCTACATGAATGGTCTGCCTGGGCCAGTCCGGCTCCTGTGAAAAAAGG ccaCCAAACAATGTTCTTTATGGCATTTGTGGATGAGCAACCAAGGCTATTGGCTGAGCCCTCTGAAGTAAAGGAATGTTTG tGGCGCACGCCGTTGGAACTGTTGCGTCTGCATCGCCTTGGCGAGGTTTGGCTCATGCCACCACAAATCTATGAACTAACCCGCTTGTTGGGAATCAAGAGTTATCGTAAACTCTTCGATTTTTCCGCCAACCGTAGTAGACTTGGCATCACTTTGTTTTTGCCTGTGGGCTACGCCTGCTCTGATGGGGTGTTGTATGTCCTACCCGGTGATGATGCCTACTTGCCTGAACCACATTTGGCCACAGAGTTCGTCAGTTTGTCTGAAACAACTCAAGAGTTCATTGCTCGCGCCAAGTATTTGCATCGCTATGAATATGATGGAGTTTCTTCTTGGaaagttcattttaatttagctcCTTTTAATGGTCATTTAATGCCAAGAAATTTGCCTGCTGAGGTacaaaaactttaa
- the LOC108607676 gene encoding zinc finger protein swm → MILENSDKLKDWLSVVLEPLCDADSSALARYVIALLKKDKSDKDLKRIMIEQLDVFLSDETTRFVERLFEAIASEEYLTMPAPLPSSASVMPELELEHDLDGVAELEAALLSASSPPPPPPPPKDIVIKLDGDQQQQSSSSDALAQSSSIQAVDGSISTSNATDPNQTGIHGNKTAFDHKTKDSHSSSSAGVNSNQSQLTHHHHHQPQHHGSVAVGFVRSVSPRSGAVVVPPNGGAYAADKENQPRDSRRRRASLRSRSRSRSRSNERSFRRSRSRDRRNNEREKSQRQFRNKSPPGGHRRNNNNGSFDRRRIGNGNNSNNNNNSSSNNNSNNRQRSRSKSPDTRNTRRGINNSNNNNNVESASSSAAAAAASGAAPVSVAAPVHPVAAMARQRCRDFDEKGYCVRGETCPWDHGINPVVFEGINNSTLMMSMREYNPDAPEIWSRGAGAGVPAVAGAAQAQQPAGTQPQPGQQGSINPFSGNVRACAPVGVPHASDYAPPVPAPPPNMMQFPFNPTAVTTPLQRQLIPIPVMDGGAAGEMGKRRFELEDSVAIADVPSKMRKLPINSRLGPRVNPNMQQHNSSLELRKVPRGLNTIAHLNNHFAKFGKIVNIQVSYEGDPEAAIVTFSTHAEANVAYRSTEAVLNNRFIKVFWHNDNNSSGAGAGNIGGNSDVGNSLNRKSQYHLHNVPAVPTPNADSAKISNSQATPLGEAGSANNAYTTPAGELASTAAPASMRLKLNTNAATNGPRPNAAPMANAASLRKKQEEQQKAMHQLANGLRKRKQELLQSYVKQMKTALELVERMDQQDVQRAPTLETIKVLQATIDKLRKDVHADQDLVQAQIQQQQQQQQQQQQAMPVKKSKEQQKKELLDMELELIAQQQEGNDTTAIQKRLEELQRTLANSNAAGGNGALAGGKLPGGAARKRANFPEGSTRVDRRPKAIVVTGFAAEEADFVLGHFKHFGEISKHDVDREIPQLILSYATRLNAEQAVLRGKMYKDKRLQISWAPVITPLPAVPMGAPAERSPVVVTAGDKTDNPKQLLQSVSESESLLGSDTLPELRLEDEEEDEESEDRSWRR, encoded by the exons ATGATATTGGAGAACTCGGATAAGCTGAAGGATTGGCTGAGCGTAGTGCTCGAGCCACT CTGCGATGCAGACTCTTCGGCGTTGGCACGCTACGTCATTGCGTTGTTAAAAAAAGACAAATCGGATAAGGATCTCAAGCGCATCATGATCGAGCAGTTGGATGTGTTTCTATCAGATGAGACGACACGCTTTGTGGAGCGTTTATTCGAAGCCATTGCCAGTGAGGAATATCTAACGATGCCAGCGCCTTTGCCATCGTCTGCTTCAGTTATGCCTGAATTGGAGCTGGAGCATGATTTGGATGGTGTAGCCGAGCTTGAGGCTGCGCTACTATCCGCTTCCTCACCACCACCTCCACCACCCCCGCCAAAAGATATTGTGATAAAGCTCGATGGtgatcagcagcaacagagcagcagcagcgatgcgTTAGCACAATCCTCATCCATACAGGCCGTTGACGGCAGCATTAGTACCTCCAATGCCACGGATCCCAACCAGACTGGGATACATGGCAACAAGACAGCCTTCGAT CACAAAACCAAAGActctcacagcagcagcagcgctggcgtcAATAGCAATCAGTCGCAGTTaacacatcatcatcatcatcagccaCAGCATCACGGGAGTGTCGCTGTTGGGTTTGTGCGTAGCGTAAGTCCACGCAGCGGGGCAGTTGTTGTGCCACCCAATGGTGGCGCTTATGCTGCCGACAAGGAGAATCAGCCACGCGACAGTCGTCGTCGACGAGCCTCGCTGCGTTCACGTTCACGCTCACGTTCCCGATCCAATGAGCGTTCGTTTAGACGTTCGCGCTCGCGTGATCGTCGAAACAATGAGCGCGAGAAGAGTCAGCGGCAGTTCCGCAACAAATCGCCGCCAGGTGGACATCGacgcaataacaacaatggtAGTTTTGATAGGCGTCGCAtaggcaatggcaacaacagcaataacaacaacaacagcagcagcaacaataacagcaacaataggcAACGCAGTCGGTCCAAATCGCCAGACACACGCAACACGCGACGTGggatcaacaacagcaacaacaacaacaatgtggagTCAGCAAGCAGttccgcagcagcagcagctgcatcggGTGCCGCGCCTGTGTCTGTAGCTGCTCCAGTTCATCCAGTGGCAGCCATGGCGCGTCAGCGTTGCCGAGACTTTGATGAGAAAGGCTACTGCGTGCGCGGAGAGACCTGTCCCTGGGATCATGGCATTAATCCCGTGGTTTTCGAAGGCATTAACAATTCCACGCTGATGATGTCCATGCGCGAGTATAATCCTGATGCACCTGAGATTTGGTCACGTGGCGCTGGCGCCGGAGTGCCTGCAGTGGCAGGCGCTGCTcaagcgcagcagccagcaggaacgcagccgcagccagGACAGCAGGGCAGCATTAACCCCTTTAGCGGCAATGTACGCGCCTGTGCGCCTGTTGGTGTGCCACATGCCTCAGACTATGCGCCGCCAGTGCCGGCACCACCACCCAACATGATGCAGTTCCCCTTTAATCCGACGGCAGTTACCACTCCGCTGCAGCGTCAGCTTATACCCATACCAGTGATGGACGGTGGTGCAGCGGGCGAGATGGGAAAGCGTCGCTTTGAGCTGGAGGACAGCGTGGCCATTGCCGATGTGCCCAGTAAGATGCGCAAGTTACCAATCAATAGTCGCCTGGGACCGCGTGTTAATCCCAATATGCAGCAGCACAATAGCTCGCTGGAGCTGCGCAAGGTGCCGCGTGGCCTCAACACCATAGCGCATCTGAACAATCATTTTGCCAAGTTCGGCAAAATAGTCAATATACAAGTGTCATATGAGGGTGATCCCGAGGCGGCGATTGTTACATTCTCCACGCACGCCGAGGCTAATGTGGCCTATCGCAGCACCGAGGCGGTGCTAAACAACCGCTTCATCAAAGTGTTCTggcacaacgacaacaacagcagtggAGCAGGAGCTGGTAACATCGGCGGAAACAGCGATGTGGGCAACTCCTTGAACCGCAAGAGTCAATATCATTTGCATAATGTTCCTGCAGTACCCACGCCGAATGCGGACAGCGCCAAGATTAGCAACAGCCAGGCCACGCCTCTGGGCGAAGCAGGCAGCGCCAACAATGCCTACACAACTCCAGCGGGCGAGCTGGCTAGCACGGCGGCGCCTGCATCCATGCGACTCAAGCTGAACACGAATGCTGCCACAAACGGGCCCCGACCCAATGCGGCGCCTATGGCCAATGCGGCCAGCTTGCGTAAGAAACAGGAGGAACAGCAAAAGGCCATGCATCAGCTTGCAAATGGTCTGCGCAAACGCAAGCAAGAGCTGCTCCAGAGCTATGTGAAGCAAATGAAAACTGCACTAGAGCTGGTGGAGCGTATGGATCAGCAGGATGTGCAGCGTGCACCCACACTGGAGACCATCAAAGTACTTCAGGCGACCATTGACAAGCTGCGTAAGGATGTGCATGCCGATCAGGATCTGGTGCAGGCgcaaatacagcaacaacaacaacagcagcagcaacagcaacaagcaatgcCTGTAAAAAAGTCCAAAGAGCAGCAGAAAAAGGAATTGCTCGACATGGAGCTGGAGCTCAttgcgcagcagcaagaggGAAACGACACTACAGCCATACAAAAGCGTCTGGAGGAACTTCAACGCACGCTTGCTAACTCAAACGCTGCTGGCGGCAATGGTGCCTTAGCTGGCGGCAAGCTACCAGGCGGGGCTGCACGCAAACGTGCGAACTTTCCCGAGGGCTCAACACGCGTCGATCGTCGTCCCAAAGCAATTGTTGTCACCGGCTTTGCGGCAGAGGAGGCGGACTTTGTACTGGGCCACTTTAAG CATTTCGGTGAGATATCGAAACATGATGTGGACCGTGAAATTCCGCAATTGATACTCTCTTATGCGACGCGTTTGAACGCCGAGCAAGCCGTGCTACGTGGCAAGATGTACAAAGACAAACGCCTGCAG ATATCATGGGCACCTGTAATAACACCATTGCCAGCAGTGCCTATGGGCGCTCCGGCTGAACGTTCGCCTGTGGTGGTTACAGCCGGCGACAAGACAGACAAtcccaagcagctgctgcagtcggTTAGTGAAAGCGAGTCACTGTTGGGTAGCGATACACTGCCGGAGCTACGCCTGGAGGATGAAGAGGAGGATGAGGAGTCTGAGGATCGTTCCTGGCGTCGTTGA